The Candidatus Omnitrophota bacterium genome contains a region encoding:
- a CDS encoding bifunctional 2-keto-4-hydroxyglutarate aldolase/2-keto-3-deoxy-6-phosphogluconate aldolase, producing the protein MITPTRKDRNMKIILDTGIVAVIRAQSSDQLVRVFDALMEGGVKAIEVTMTTPNALDVIRDLSNKMKNEEAVVGVGTVLDPETARAAILAGAEYVVSPTLNLETVKMCRRYSAAVIPGAYTPTEILTAWEAGADIVKVFPATTLGPGFFKDVLGPLPQVRLSPTGGVSLETVKDFIKAGACCVAVGGNLVSKAALAEQNWKKIAETAKQFIQLIQEARA; encoded by the coding sequence ATGATTACTCCCACGCGCAAAGATCGAAACATGAAAATCATCCTAGACACCGGCATCGTCGCCGTGATCCGGGCGCAAAGCAGCGATCAACTCGTCCGCGTATTCGACGCGCTGATGGAGGGCGGCGTCAAAGCCATCGAAGTAACGATGACGACGCCCAACGCCCTCGACGTAATTCGCGATTTATCCAATAAGATGAAAAACGAAGAGGCCGTCGTTGGCGTCGGCACCGTCCTCGATCCCGAAACGGCGCGCGCCGCCATTCTGGCGGGAGCGGAATACGTCGTCTCCCCCACGCTCAACCTCGAAACCGTAAAAATGTGCCGCCGATATTCCGCCGCCGTCATTCCCGGCGCCTATACGCCTACGGAAATCCTGACGGCGTGGGAAGCAGGCGCGGACATCGTCAAGGTTTTCCCCGCTACTACGCTGGGGCCGGGCTTTTTCAAGGATGTTCTCGGCCCTCTGCCGCAAGTGCGCTTATCGCCAACGGGCGGCGTCAGTCTGGAGACGGTCAAAGATTTTATCAAAGCGGGAGCGTGCTGCGTGGCAGTCGGCGGCAACCTCGTGAGCAAAGCGGCGTTGGCGGAGCAAAACTGGAAGAAAATCGCCGAAACGGCGAAACAATTTATCCAACTCATCCAAGAAGCGAGAGCGTAG
- a CDS encoding class I SAM-dependent methyltransferase: MNPFDNQSQTYDNESRRIEAADAIAHAMIHSLEIRSDMSLMEYGAGTGLVTLHFQPLVKKIAAIDSSRGMLEVLERKIRQQEMDNIGLLWLDGMKNAIPRWEYDIAICSMTFHHIKNTDSILSQFNDSLKQPGQLALVDLDKEEGDFHSDNDGVEHFGFDREPLAKMAENIGFHSIRFSTPYVIKKKTAAGVDKDYPLFLMLAKK, translated from the coding sequence ATGAATCCATTCGATAACCAATCCCAAACCTACGATAACGAATCCCGGCGCATTGAAGCGGCTGACGCCATTGCACATGCGATGATCCATTCGTTGGAAATTCGTTCTGACATGTCCCTGATGGAATATGGGGCGGGCACGGGATTGGTTACTCTGCATTTCCAGCCGCTGGTGAAAAAAATCGCGGCGATCGATTCTTCTCGCGGAATGTTGGAGGTTTTAGAGAGAAAAATCCGACAACAGGAAATGGATAACATCGGCCTCCTATGGTTGGATGGAATGAAGAATGCGATTCCCCGATGGGAATACGATATCGCCATCTGCTCCATGACATTCCATCATATCAAGAATACGGACTCGATATTATCGCAATTCAACGATTCCCTTAAACAACCGGGGCAATTAGCCCTTGTCGATTTGGATAAAGAAGAGGGCGATTTCCATTCCGATAACGATGGCGTCGAACATTTTGGCTTTGATCGAGAGCCGCTGGCCAAAATGGCGGAAAACATAGGATTCCACTCCATCCGATTTTCCACGCCTTACGTCATCAAGAAAAAAACAGCCGCTGGAGTGGATAAAGACTATCCCTTATTTTTGATGTTAGCTAAGAAATAA
- a CDS encoding sugar kinase: MADIVTFGEAMVRLAPPDFMRLEQTHTLDVKIGGGEYNVSVGAARLGLTSVFVTRLPNNPLGRMIANKAREHGVDTSHIVWTDGDRAGLYFVEFGAKPRASSVLYDRKDSAISRIKPGMANWDAVFPGAKIYHVSGITPALSETAAKTTKESMLKARQYGVTISVDLNYRAKLWSEAEAQKCMTELMEYTDILITTEEDCMRVFKIEGDNYEEVASKLHDRFGFKAVAITLRENLSVWRNNWTAIVLYEGKIYDAPNYEVEIVDRVGGGDSFSAGFLAGYLTGDISYAVKFGVAFSALKHSVPGDLNWCTKTEAEALMKGGGNLRIVR, encoded by the coding sequence ATGGCTGATATCGTTACGTTTGGAGAAGCGATGGTGCGGTTGGCGCCGCCGGATTTCATGCGCTTGGAGCAGACGCATACCCTCGACGTCAAAATCGGCGGCGGCGAATATAACGTTTCCGTTGGCGCGGCGCGTCTGGGCTTAACCAGCGTCTTCGTCACCCGCCTGCCCAACAATCCTCTGGGCCGCATGATCGCCAACAAGGCCCGCGAGCACGGCGTCGATACATCCCATATCGTTTGGACCGACGGCGACCGCGCGGGTTTGTATTTCGTCGAGTTCGGCGCCAAACCGCGCGCCAGCAGCGTCCTCTACGACCGCAAGGATTCCGCCATCAGCCGCATCAAGCCGGGCATGGCGAATTGGGACGCCGTTTTTCCCGGCGCGAAAATTTATCACGTCAGCGGCATCACGCCCGCTCTTTCTGAAACCGCCGCCAAGACCACAAAAGAATCGATGCTGAAAGCCCGGCAATACGGCGTGACCATCAGCGTCGATCTCAATTACCGCGCCAAACTCTGGTCGGAAGCGGAAGCCCAAAAGTGCATGACGGAATTGATGGAATATACCGACATCCTCATCACCACCGAGGAAGATTGCATGCGCGTCTTCAAAATCGAGGGCGATAATTACGAAGAAGTGGCAAGCAAACTGCACGACCGCTTCGGTTTTAAAGCGGTGGCCATCACCCTGCGCGAAAATCTTTCCGTCTGGCGCAACAACTGGACCGCCATCGTGCTCTATGAAGGCAAGATTTACGACGCTCCCAACTACGAAGTGGAAATCGTTGACCGTGTCGGCGGCGGCGATTCCTTCTCGGCGGGTTTTCTGGCAGGCTATCTCACCGGCGACATTAGCTACGCCGTCAAATTCGGAGTAGCCTTCTCCGCTTTGAAACATTCCGTTCCCGGCGACCTCAACTGGTGTACGAAGACCGAAGCGGAAGCCCTTATGAAAGGCGGCGGCAACCTGCGCATCGTCCGCTAA
- a CDS encoding phosphomannomutase, with protein sequence MNRISSIPCFKAYDVRGVVPSELNPELAYKIGRAAAQYLSAKTFVIGRDIRASGEALSQALAKGLTEGGADVFDMGLCGTEMVYFAVAHQQMDGGIMITASHNPPEYNGMKIVRRESRPVGSETGLKEIERLCLAGVFAAPERIGQVKTFDCTDAYIQRLLGGVDIGQLKPMKIVVNAGNGGAGIILDQLEKHLPFEFVKIHHLPDPSFPHGVPNPLLPENRFNTSRAVKESHAELGIAWDGDFDRCFFFDENGEFIEGYYIVGFLAQALLAKRPGAKIVYDPRLVWNTIELVEEAGGVPLPCKSGHAFIKEMMRREDAVYGGEMSAHHYFKDFFYCDSGMTPWLLMAEILSQRGNPLSALIAERIERYPVSGEINRRVKEPDSIFERVRRYYESMNPIVDEIDGLSIAFETWRMNLRKSNTEPVIRLNVESRGDIRLMRSKTEEVLDLIGAG encoded by the coding sequence ATGAACCGCATATCCTCGATTCCGTGTTTCAAGGCTTATGACGTGCGGGGCGTCGTCCCTTCGGAACTGAATCCCGAATTGGCGTACAAAATTGGACGCGCCGCCGCGCAATATCTCTCGGCGAAAACATTCGTCATTGGGCGCGATATCCGCGCTTCGGGCGAGGCGCTGAGCCAAGCGCTGGCGAAAGGGCTGACCGAAGGCGGCGCCGATGTTTTCGACATGGGTTTGTGCGGAACCGAAATGGTCTATTTCGCCGTCGCCCATCAACAAATGGACGGGGGAATCATGATCACCGCCAGCCACAATCCCCCAGAATACAACGGCATGAAAATCGTTCGCCGCGAATCGCGGCCCGTAGGCTCCGAGACGGGACTAAAGGAGATCGAGCGCCTTTGTCTGGCGGGAGTATTTGCGGCGCCGGAGCGAATCGGTCAGGTTAAGACGTTCGATTGTACGGACGCCTATATCCAACGCCTATTAGGCGGCGTGGATATCGGCCAACTCAAACCGATGAAAATCGTCGTCAACGCAGGCAACGGCGGAGCGGGTATTATCCTGGACCAATTGGAGAAGCATTTGCCCTTCGAATTCGTAAAAATCCATCATCTACCGGATCCCTCCTTTCCCCACGGCGTTCCCAATCCTCTTTTGCCGGAAAACCGTTTTAATACCAGCCGGGCGGTAAAGGAATCCCATGCGGAGCTAGGCATCGCATGGGATGGCGACTTCGATCGCTGTTTTTTCTTCGACGAGAATGGGGAGTTTATCGAAGGCTATTACATCGTTGGTTTTCTAGCCCAAGCGTTGCTGGCCAAGCGTCCCGGCGCTAAAATCGTTTACGATCCGCGTTTGGTATGGAATACGATCGAACTTGTGGAGGAAGCCGGAGGCGTTCCCCTACCATGCAAATCGGGCCATGCTTTCATCAAAGAAATGATGCGGCGGGAAGACGCCGTCTACGGCGGCGAAATGTCGGCGCATCATTATTTCAAAGACTTTTTCTATTGCGACAGCGGAATGACGCCCTGGCTGCTGATGGCGGAAATCTTGAGCCAACGAGGAAATCCGCTGTCGGCATTGATCGCAGAACGCATCGAACGCTACCCAGTCAGCGGCGAGATCAACCGGCGAGTGAAGGAACCGGACTCCATTTTTGAAAGAGTCCGCCGTTATTATGAGAGCATGAATCCCATCGTCGATGAGATCGATGGTCTCTCCATCGCCTTCGAGACCTGGCGAATGAATTTAAGGAAATCGAATACGGAGCCGGTTATACGATTGAACGTGGAATCGCGGGGAGACATTCGGTTGATGCGTTCGAAAACGGAGGAGGTTCTCGACCTTATCGGCGCCGGTTGA
- a CDS encoding endonuclease/exonuclease/phosphatase family protein, which produces MKRSMFLFAIYAFVFMPHLARAADDSLSIQAMTYNIRYNNPDDGINAWPNRSHRVAEMIGTRYHADFAGLQEAKYDQIQDLEKALPDYGWFGAARDDGDKAGEFCPIFYRKDRFELLKQNTFWLSETPDAAGSKSWNSDCVRIVTWGQFRDKKSGKIFYHFNTHFDHRSELARVESAKLISKKAVEIAGDSPAFLTGDFNTQEKSQPYSIIVGKESIGDFRSSFQDARYLLKEGKHEGPTSTFTMEGWTKYGAPETKIDFIFILKGFAVLRHRVLDDQFDGRFPSDHLPVLAEIELQ; this is translated from the coding sequence ATGAAACGTTCCATGTTCTTGTTTGCCATTTACGCATTTGTTTTTATGCCGCATTTGGCGCGAGCGGCGGACGATTCTCTTTCGATCCAAGCGATGACGTACAATATCCGCTACAACAATCCCGACGACGGCATTAACGCCTGGCCCAACCGCAGCCATCGCGTGGCGGAAATGATCGGAACCCGTTATCATGCGGATTTCGCGGGTCTGCAGGAAGCGAAATACGACCAGATTCAAGACCTGGAAAAGGCCCTTCCCGATTACGGCTGGTTTGGCGCGGCGAGAGACGACGGCGATAAAGCAGGAGAATTTTGTCCCATATTTTACCGAAAAGACCGATTCGAATTGCTGAAACAAAATACGTTCTGGCTGTCGGAAACGCCGGATGCCGCCGGTTCGAAATCGTGGAATTCCGACTGCGTCCGCATCGTTACGTGGGGGCAATTCCGCGATAAGAAGAGCGGAAAAATCTTTTATCATTTCAATACGCACTTCGACCACCGCAGCGAACTGGCGCGAGTGGAAAGCGCGAAGTTGATCTCCAAAAAAGCCGTCGAGATCGCGGGCGATTCGCCGGCGTTTTTAACGGGGGATTTCAATACGCAGGAAAAATCCCAACCCTACTCCATCATCGTAGGGAAAGAGAGCATCGGAGATTTCCGTTCCAGCTTCCAGGACGCCCGCTATCTATTGAAAGAGGGAAAGCATGAAGGCCCCACGTCCACTTTTACGATGGAAGGATGGACGAAGTACGGCGCTCCGGAAACCAAGATCGATTTCATTTTCATCCTTAAAGGTTTTGCGGTATTAAGGCATCGCGTATTGGACGACCAGTTCGACGGGCGATTCCCCTCCGATCATCTGCCGGTTTTGGCGGAGATCGAATTGCAATAG
- a CDS encoding hexose kinase, translating to MTTIRTLTLNPVIDLIYSVDRFEKGSTFRCDDFLYLPAGKGINVTNALACMGESSCAYLPLGKDDVPLYIAACRQRPIELHYAAGDFRIRRHCTILERKTGSVTHAQTRGETMPPALMDELVEELVGGMEPEDIAILSGSVPPGVSPSIYAEIITRCQKKGARTILDASGPPLREGAAAQPFLLKINQNETEQLLGESMTEAADIVREIHRRFGIPRIVISLGEKGAVAGGEEGIIRLRLPMDPSEVRDTVGCGDAMTGGIAWGMKRDLPWEEICRCGIAWASAAACCAGPAHLDPHCVEKMLDRVEIRRMVSL from the coding sequence ATGACAACCATTCGCACTCTTACGTTGAATCCGGTCATCGATTTGATCTATAGCGTGGATCGATTCGAAAAAGGCTCCACTTTCCGTTGCGACGATTTTCTTTATCTCCCAGCGGGAAAAGGAATCAATGTTACCAACGCCCTAGCCTGCATGGGAGAATCATCCTGCGCTTATCTACCACTGGGAAAAGATGATGTTCCGCTTTATATCGCCGCTTGCCGTCAACGGCCTATCGAATTGCATTATGCCGCGGGGGATTTTCGAATTCGCCGCCATTGCACCATTCTGGAGAGAAAAACCGGCTCCGTAACTCATGCGCAGACGCGCGGCGAAACTATGCCTCCCGCCCTTATGGATGAACTTGTGGAAGAACTTGTTGGCGGGATGGAACCGGAGGATATCGCGATTCTTTCCGGCAGCGTCCCGCCGGGCGTCTCTCCTTCGATCTACGCGGAAATCATAACCCGCTGCCAAAAAAAAGGCGCGCGAACGATTTTGGACGCCAGCGGCCCGCCGCTTCGGGAAGGCGCCGCCGCGCAACCTTTCCTGCTCAAAATCAACCAGAATGAAACGGAGCAGCTCCTGGGCGAATCCATGACGGAAGCGGCGGACATCGTCCGGGAAATTCATCGCCGCTTTGGGATTCCGCGCATCGTTATTTCGCTGGGAGAAAAAGGCGCCGTCGCGGGCGGCGAGGAAGGAATCATACGCCTGCGGCTTCCAATGGATCCATCCGAAGTCCGTGATACCGTAGGCTGCGGCGACGCGATGACGGGCGGGATCGCCTGGGGTATGAAAAGAGACCTCCCCTGGGAAGAAATCTGCCGTTGCGGCATAGCCTGGGCTTCCGCCGCCGCCTGTTGCGCTGGTCCCGCTCATTTGGATCCGCATTGCGTGGAAAAGATGCTTGATCGCGTGGAAATCCGCCGCATGGTTTCCCTATAA
- a CDS encoding sugar phosphate nucleotidyltransferase: MSIPTVGIIMAGGSGERFWPISRRLRPKQLLRLTSETKTMLEEAVDRLAPLIPPERIFIGANADLQAVIRSALPQIPAENVLGEPMRRNTSGCIAFAAAHALARFPDAEDILMSVTTADHRIGDNGRFRSTLAAALRWAEENEALVAIGTHPTRPETGFGYIQIAELNKPVTESGGVPIYRAAQFLEKPHQEDAERYQASRFYYWNSGMFFWRISTFLKSLQRALPDLAQSVLRMAEILQRNTGAEKEIAEIFERMPNISIDYGLMEKAENVYVALGDFAWDDAGAWDSLARFQSRDSNRNTVYGGAALVDCRNVIVYNEPGMEKMAVGAAGMENAIIAVTEDGVLVCRRDRAQDVRLIVEELKNRGATQI; the protein is encoded by the coding sequence ATGAGTATTCCTACCGTCGGAATTATTATGGCGGGCGGGTCGGGGGAGCGATTTTGGCCTATCAGCCGCCGTTTGCGTCCCAAGCAGCTGTTGCGTCTGACCAGCGAGACGAAAACGATGCTGGAGGAAGCCGTCGATCGGTTGGCGCCCCTAATTCCTCCCGAACGGATTTTCATCGGCGCCAACGCCGATTTGCAGGCGGTTATTCGCTCCGCCTTGCCGCAAATCCCCGCCGAAAATGTATTGGGGGAACCGATGCGGCGCAATACGTCGGGCTGCATCGCTTTCGCCGCCGCCCATGCGTTGGCCCGTTTTCCCGATGCGGAAGATATTCTTATGTCAGTAACGACCGCCGATCATCGCATCGGCGACAACGGGCGCTTCCGGAGCACTCTCGCCGCCGCGCTGCGGTGGGCGGAGGAGAACGAAGCGCTGGTGGCGATCGGGACGCATCCTACGCGCCCAGAGACGGGTTTCGGTTATATCCAAATCGCCGAATTGAACAAGCCCGTTACCGAAAGCGGCGGCGTTCCCATCTATCGCGCGGCCCAGTTTCTGGAAAAACCCCACCAGGAAGATGCGGAACGGTATCAGGCCTCTCGATTCTATTACTGGAACAGCGGCATGTTCTTTTGGCGCATCTCCACCTTTCTTAAAAGTCTGCAACGCGCTCTGCCCGATCTGGCGCAAAGCGTTTTGCGGATGGCGGAAATATTGCAGCGGAATACCGGCGCCGAGAAAGAAATTGCGGAAATTTTCGAAAGAATGCCCAATATCTCCATCGACTACGGCCTGATGGAAAAAGCGGAAAACGTATACGTCGCCCTGGGGGATTTCGCCTGGGACGATGCCGGAGCCTGGGATTCGCTCGCCCGCTTCCAATCCCGCGATTCGAATCGAAACACCGTCTATGGGGGAGCGGCGCTCGTGGATTGCCGCAACGTCATCGTTTACAATGAGCCGGGAATGGAGAAAATGGCCGTGGGCGCGGCGGGAATGGAAAACGCCATCATCGCCGTTACGGAAGACGGCGTGCTCGTCTGCCGCCGCGACCGGGCGCAGGATGTACGCCTAATTGTAGAGGAATTGAAAAATCGCGGAGCGACGCAAATTTGA
- a CDS encoding YggT family protein, which produces MLSIIRLLDRILWLYEAIIIVRCILSWAQALPNNPIIRFIYQITEPLMDAVRRAFPFLAMGGFDLSPIVIILLIDFTRRYLYSLLIPFY; this is translated from the coding sequence ATGTTATCCATCATCCGGTTGTTGGATCGAATTCTCTGGTTGTATGAAGCGATCATTATAGTCCGATGCATTCTGTCATGGGCGCAAGCGTTGCCCAACAATCCTATTATCCGCTTTATTTACCAAATCACGGAACCGCTTATGGACGCCGTACGGCGCGCTTTTCCCTTTCTGGCGATGGGAGGATTCGATTTAAGCCCCATTGTCATTATTCTGCTAATTGACTTTACCCGCCGTTATCTTTACTCTTTGCTTATTCCTTTTTATTAA
- a CDS encoding carbohydrate-binding family 9-like protein codes for MFEKIAQPILAITCFCILMQDSAFAGYPSFLDGETPKDYVCCRASSLMNIDGRLDESSWADASWTDPFQDIEGDKKPAPRYATRAKMLWDDEYFYIAAYLEEPHVWGTLTERDCVIFNDNDFEVFIDPNGDNHEYYEFEMNALNTVWDLFLPKPYKDGVEPQNDWNIAGLKTGVHIDGTINDPSDEDKGWSLEIAFPWKALAQYAHCPAPPQNGDYWRIDFSRVEWQIRIEDGKYRKVPRTKEDNWIWSPPGVIDMHRPERWGYVQFSTAKPGVDSFQPDAAYGAKIYLHKIYYAQREFQKQNQRWANNLEELQLNQIALPPGTSAPRIESTTDGYTASLELTLPGGAVKKWNIRQDSLLWKD; via the coding sequence ATGTTCGAAAAAATCGCCCAACCTATTCTTGCTATAACCTGTTTTTGCATCTTGATGCAGGATAGTGCATTCGCCGGTTATCCTTCCTTTCTCGACGGCGAAACGCCCAAAGACTACGTCTGTTGCCGCGCCTCCAGCCTCATGAATATTGACGGCCGTTTGGACGAATCGTCATGGGCCGACGCTTCCTGGACCGATCCTTTTCAGGATATCGAAGGCGATAAGAAGCCTGCGCCGCGCTATGCCACGCGGGCGAAGATGCTTTGGGACGACGAATATTTTTATATCGCCGCCTACTTGGAAGAACCGCATGTGTGGGGAACCTTGACGGAGCGCGATTGCGTGATTTTCAACGACAACGATTTCGAAGTCTTCATCGATCCCAACGGAGACAATCACGAATATTACGAATTCGAGATGAACGCTTTAAACACGGTTTGGGACCTCTTCCTGCCTAAACCGTATAAAGACGGCGTAGAACCGCAAAACGACTGGAATATCGCCGGACTTAAGACAGGCGTTCATATCGACGGGACGATCAACGATCCCTCGGATGAAGATAAAGGCTGGTCGCTGGAAATCGCCTTTCCCTGGAAAGCGTTGGCGCAGTACGCCCATTGTCCCGCGCCGCCGCAAAACGGCGACTATTGGCGCATCGATTTTTCCCGCGTGGAATGGCAAATTCGAATCGAAGACGGAAAATACCGAAAAGTTCCCCGAACGAAAGAAGACAACTGGATATGGTCGCCGCCCGGCGTCATCGACATGCACCGCCCGGAGCGTTGGGGGTATGTTCAATTCTCCACAGCGAAGCCTGGAGTGGATTCGTTCCAGCCCGACGCGGCGTATGGCGCCAAAATCTATTTGCATAAAATCTATTACGCGCAACGGGAATTTCAGAAACAAAACCAACGTTGGGCGAATAATCTGGAAGAATTGCAACTCAACCAGATTGCTCTTCCTCCAGGAACCTCCGCGCCCCGCATCGAATCGACAACGGATGGTTATACGGCGTCGTTGGAACTGACGTTGCCCGGCGGCGCCGTGAAAAAATGGAATATCCGCCAGGATTCGCTTCTTTGGAAAGACTGA